In the Phaseolus vulgaris cultivar G19833 chromosome 7, P. vulgaris v2.0, whole genome shotgun sequence genome, one interval contains:
- the LOC137830308 gene encoding probable glycosyltransferase At5g03795, whose protein sequence is MSDKKWNCAEWLSGDLLMLKVIMMIVPFFILTLLASEKKKHLCKWGFVESCSYNSTFDQYNQTEVFNLSKPSFNLSNLDETKVLNAFETSVNESSEPHLPHEQNGESTILDNIEIGLAQARAAIREARNGTGTPDSDYVPKGPMYWNAKAFHRSYLEMEKQFKVFSYGEGEPPVFHNAPCKSKYSMEGNFMHAIEMNNHFRTKDPEEAHVFFLPRVGYGYEGVSQDLSPVKKTATDYVSVIAARYPYWNRSLGADHFTLACHDMCRGTSLSLPTPHKNSIRVLCNANTSEGFKPAKDVSFPEINLKISSIRFIGGQSASKRSILTFFAGGVHGPIAPVLLKHWENKDEDIQILKYLPKGISYHEMMRKSKFCLCPSGYEGASPRVVEAIYTGCVPVFISEHSVPPFSDVLNWKSFSVEVSVKDIPNLKEILMSIPPKQYIRMQRRVEQIGRHFEVHSPPKRFDVFHMILHSVWLRRLNLEVHHDQSIGSQ, encoded by the exons ATGAGTGATAAAAAATGGAATTGTGCAGAGTGGCTTTCAGGAGACCTTTTAATGTTGAAGGTTATCATGATGATAGTGCCTTTCTTCATACTTACATTACTTGCTTCTGAGAAGAAAAAACATCTTTGCAAATGGGGTTTTGTTGAAAGCTGTTCATATAATTCCACCTTCGATCAATAT AATCAAACAGAAGTTTTCAATCTCTCCAAACCTTCGTTCAATCTATCAAACTTGGATGAGACTAAAGTTTTGAATGCTTTCGAAACTTCTGTGAATGAATCTAGTGAACCTCACCTACCTCATGAGCAAAATGGAGAGTCAACCATCTTAGATAATATCGAGATTGGTTTGGCACAAGCTCGAGCTGCAATCAGAGAAGCCAGAAATGGGACCGGAACACCAGATTCAGATTATGTTCCCAAAGGTCCAATGTATTGGAATGCTAAGGCATTTCACAG GAGCTACTTAGAAATGGAGAAACAGTTTAAAGTATTTTCCTATGGAGAAGGGGAGCCTCCAGTTTTCCACAATGCACCATGCAAAAGCAAATACTCCATGGAGGGTAACTTCATGCATGCTATTGAAATGAATAACCATTTTCGAACTAAAGATCCCGAGGAAGCACATGTGTTTTTCCTCCCTAGGGTTGGATATGGGTATGAAGGAGTCTCACAAGACTTAAGTCCCGTGAAGAAAACTGCCACAGATTATGTCAGTGTCATTGCAGCAAGATATCCTTATTGGAATCGAAGTCTTGGAGCAGATCACTTCACCCTTGCTTGCCATGACATG TGCCGAGGGACATCATTATCCTTACCTACTCCGCACAAGAACTCTATTCGTGTACTTTGTAATGCCAACACATCTGAAGGATTTAAGCCTGCAAAGGATGTCTCATTTCCTGAAATCAATCTCAAAATCAGTTCAATAAGGTTCATTGGTGGGCAATCTGCATCTAAACGTTCAATCCTGACTTTCTTTGCAGGGGGAGTTCATGGCCCCATTGCACCAGTTCTTCTTAAACATTGGGAAAATAAGGATGAAGATATTCAGATTCTCAAGTATCTTCCAAAGGGGATTTCTTACCATGAGATGATGAGGAAGAGCAAGTTTTGCCTGTGTCCTAGTGGGTATGAGGGGGCTAGCCCTAGAGTGGTGGAGGCAATTTACACTGGCTGTGTTCCTGTGTTCATTTCTGAGCACTCTGTCCCTCCTTTCAGTGATGTTTTGAATTGGAAGTCATTTTCAGTTGAGGTTTCGGTGAAGGACATTCCTAACTTGAAGGAGATATTGATGAGTATTCctccaaaacaatatataagaaTGCAGAGAAGAGTGGAACAAATTGGAAGGCACTTTGAAGTACATTCTCCACCCAAGCGTTTCGATGTGTTTCACATGATCCTTCACTCTGTGTGGCTTAGGAGACTCAACTTGGAAGTTCACCATGATCAAAGCATTGGAAGTCAGTGA
- the LOC137830309 gene encoding threonine dehydratase biosynthetic, chloroplastic has translation MVLYILYLTTSTSTSTICSADPAYLLTAMDSLRVATTPPPLLRRQALYQMTRHPLAARPSPKPFIAATLSTPPEAAHSSSYAVVVEDAPTVAPPRLRVSPDALQYPPGYVGAVPNRSRPDSGGDGVMNAMNYLTNILTSKVYDVAIETPLQLAPKLSTRLGVKVWLKREDLQPVFSFKIRGAYNMMAKLPRELLEKGVICSSAGNHAQGVAFSAKRLNCSAVIVMPVTTPEIKWKSVEALGAKVVLVGDSYDEAQAYAKKQAVEEGRTFIPPFDHPDVIMGQGTVGMEIVRQMQGPLHAIFVPVGGGGLIAGIAAYVKRVNPEVRIIGVEPSDANAMALSFHHDQRVILDQVGGFADGVAVKEVGEETFRICKELVDGVVLVSRDSICASIKDMFEEKRNILEPAGALALAGAEAYCKYNGIRGENIVVITSGANMNFDKLRVVTELANVGRKQEAVLATIMPEEPGSFKQFCQLVGQVNITEFKYRYNSDRKAVVLYSVGVHTVSELRAMQERMESSQLKTYNLTESDLVKDHLRYLMGGRSNIQNEVLCRFTFPERPGALMKFLDPFSPRWNISLFHYRGEGETGANILVGIQVPKSEMDEFHDRANRLGYDYQVVNNDDDFQLLMH, from the exons atggTATTATATATACTATATTTAACGACTTCGACTTCAACCTCAACAATTTGTTCCGCAGACCCAGCCTACCTCCTCACTGCCATGGATTCGTTGCGCGTCGCCACTACACCGCCACCTCTTCTCCGCCGACAAGCTCTCTACCAAATGACGCGCCACCCCCTTGCGGCGCGTCCCAGCCCCAAGCCCTTCATCGCCGCCACGCTTTCCACGCCGCCAGAGGCTGCGCACTCTTCTTCCTATGCTGTCGTCGTTGAGGATGCCCCGACGGTGGCTCCCCCGCGCCTCCGGGTCTCGCCTGATGCCCTCCAGTACCCACCCGGATACGTCGGCGCGGTTCCTAACCGGTCCCGCCCCGACAGTGGTGGCGACGGCGTGATGAATGCGATGAATTATTTGACGAATATTCTCACCTCGAAGGTCTATGACGTAGCTATCGAGACCCCTCTGCAATTGGCGCCAAAGCTTTCTACGAGACTCGGGGTTAAGGTTTGGCTCAAGAGAGAGGATTTACAACCT GTTTTCTCATTTAAGATTCGTGGAGCTTATAATATGATGGCAAAGCTTCCCAGGGAGTTGTTGGAAAAGGGGGTTATCTGCTCGTCTGCTGGGAATCATGCTCAAGGAGTTGCATTTTCTGCCAAGAGATTGAATTGCAGTGCGGTGATTGTTATGCCTGTTACCACCCCGGAAATCAAG TGGAAATCTGTGGAGGCGCTGGGTGCTAAGGTTGTGCTTGTGGGGGATTCATACGATGAAGCACAAGCATATGCTAAGAAGCAGGCGGTAGAGGAGGGTAGGACTTTCATACCTCCTTTTGATCATCCCGATGTCATCATGGGTCAGGGAACAGTTGGGATGGAAATTGTGCGCCAAATGCAGGGTCCATTGCATGCAATCTTTGTTCCTGTGGGAGGGGGTGGTCTCATTGCTGGTATTGCTGCTTATGTGAAGAGAGTTAATCCAGAG GTGAGGATTATTGGGGTGGAACCCTCTGATGCAAATGCAATGGCGTTGTCATTCCATCATGATCAGAGAGTAATTTTGGACCAGGTTGGAGGATTTGCAGATGGTGTGGCTGTTAAAGAGGTTGGTGAAGAAACTTTCAGAATATGCAAGGAGTTGGTAGATGGTGTAGTTCTTGTAAGCCGAGATTCAATTTGTGCGTCAATAAAG GATATGTTTGAGGAGAAAAGGAACATATTGGAACCAGCAGGTGCACTTGCACTTGCTGGAGCTGAGGCATACTGCAAGTATAATGGAATCCGGGGTGAAAACATTGTAGTAATAACCAGTGGAGCAAACATGAATTTTGATAAACTTCGTGTTGTAACTGAGCTAGCTAATGTTGGTCGTAAACAAGAGGCTGTGCTGGCCACTATTATGCCGGAGGAACCTGGCAGTTTCAAACAATTTTGTCAATTG GTGGGGCAGGTGAACATCACAGAATTCAAATACAGATACAACTCTGATAGAAAGGCTGTTGTCCTTTACAG TGTTGGGGTTCACACAGTCTCCGAACTAAGAGCAATGCAGGAGAGGATGGAATCTTCTCAGCTTAAAACTTACAATCTCACAGAAAGTGACTTAGTGAAAGACCACTTGCGTTACCTG ATGGGAGGCAGATCAAATATACAGAATGAGGTTCTTTGTCGTTTTACCTTTCCAGAAAGACCCGGTGCCTTGATGAAATTTTTAGACCCCTTCAGTCCACGTTGGAATATTAGTTTATTCCATTACCGAGGGGAG GGTGAGACTGGAGCAAATATTCTAGTTGGTATTCAGGTACCTAAAAGTGAGATGGATGAATTCCATGACCGTGCCAACAGACTGGGATACGATTATCAAGTGGTGAATAATGATGATGACTTCCAACTACTAATGCACTGA
- the LOC137830313 gene encoding protein CHUP1, chloroplastic-like: MGLIPLKAENLKPVILKAGVPLAASLAGFIYAWIVAKKNLSSKVFSSPENGCDSPKITCHHGTKHGSFDNFSYVEDGESSSPKNSSILSRSLVIHDNTSCLEHEITGLRSQIEGLQMRELALRLQFELYCEMKAQESLLVEVKNMVSLENDRAEFLSKEISTVETETMRLESFVDQYMSVIEQLQYWRSQNRVLQGRVQRLLRESKAKSRLIKGQAWKIKEKEELLRNHEAFQTRVCVINKLEGEIRELRRILDQLEEEKKEVVKKLQTAEAEAEASKLCKEKTHRKPLKYYLEVESGDVSKEDYNKVLNELEEVKKERSTEVAELIHLRRVNTCLRQELVSHYGENQQQHRVHEEGEFEGGLGFVQYDSEHELNYSLLEHHNDSAQSDHASSKRKKLLTRLKRWVEGSEKVRVKTEIIKETPVSYKPQVSSNSRFCSSA, from the coding sequence atgGGACTCATACCACTGAAGGCAGAGAACTTGAAGCCAGTTATCCTCAAAGCTGGTGTTCCCCTGGCTGCATCTTTGGCTGGTTTCATCTATGCATGGATAGTGGCAAAGAAAAACTTGTCTTCTAAAGTTTTTTCTTCACCAGAAAATGGATGTGATTCTCCAAAAATCACTTGTCACCACGGAACTAAACATGGGAGTTTTGACAACTTTTCTTATGTGGAAGATGGAGAATCATCTAGTCCTAAGAATAGTAGTATTCTCTCAAGGAGCTTGGTGATCCATGACAACACGTCGTGTTTGGAACATGAGATCACTGGCCTGAGAAGCCAGATTGAAGGTCTTCAAATGAGGGAATTGGCCTTGCGTTTGCAGTTTGAGTTGTATTGTGAAATGAAGGCACAAGAATCTCTACTTGTTGAAGTCAAAAACATGGTGTCGTTGGAGAATGATCGTGCTGAGTTCTTGAGCAAAGAGATTTCTACCGTAGAGACTGAGACAATGAGGTTGGAGAGTTTTGTAGACCAATACATGAGTGTTATTGAACAGCTTCAGTATTGGAGATCACAGAATAGGGTGCTTCAAGGGAGGGTTCAAAGGCTACTTAGGGAGTCGAAGGCCAAATCTCGTTTGATAAAGGGGCAGGCTTGGAAgatcaaagagaaagaagaacTATTGAGAAACCATGAGGCCTTCCAAACAAGGGTCTGTGTCATTAACAAGTTAGAGGGTGAAATCAGAGAGCTACGAAGGATTTTGGACCAATTGGAGGAAGAGAAGAAGGAGGTTGTGAAGAAGCTTCAAACAGCAGAAGCAGAAGCAGAAGCATCAAAGCTGTGCAAGGAAAAGACACACAGAAAACCATTGAAATATTATTTGGAGGTGGAATCAGGAGATGTAAGTAAGGAAGACTACAACAAGGTTCTCAATGAATTGGAGGAGGTGAAGAAGGAACGATCAACTGAAGTTGCAGAGCTGATTCATTTGAGGAGGGTCAATACTTGTTTAAGGCAAGAGTTGGTAAGCCACTATGGAGAAAATCAGCAGCAACATAGAGTTCATGAGGAGGGGGAGTTTGAAGGAGGCTTAGGATTTGTGCAGTATGATTCAGAGCATGAGTTGAACTATTCCCTCTTGGAGCATCACAACGATTCTGCTCAGAGTGATCATGCTTcttcaaaaaggaaaaagttGCTTACGAGGCTGAAGAGGTGGGTTGAAGGAAGTGAAAAGGTAAGAGTGAAAACTGAAATTATCAAAGAAACTCCTGTTTCCTATAAACCTCAAGTTTCTTCAAATTCAAGGTTCTGTTCCAGTGCTTGA
- the LOC137830314 gene encoding peptidyl-prolyl cis-trans isomerase FKBP16-4, chloroplastic: MELSLFHHQHHPMILNCPLSLTRTHRRLNNKSSYRLPCHCSCSSSKNSAAEPVAVSLSIEGRRALLSCLLTTVAGVYACDVAGAVSTSRRALKGAKIPESDYTTLPNGLKYYDLKVGNGAEAKKGSRVAIHYVAKWKSITFMTSRQGMGVGGGTPYGFDVGQSERGTVLKGLDLGVEGMRVGGQRLLIVPPELAYGSKGVQEIPPNSTIELDVELLSIKQSPFGTPVKIVEG, translated from the exons ATGGAACTCTCTTTGTTCCACCATCAGCACCATCCTATGATTCTCAATTGCCCCCTTAGCTTAACAA GAACACACAGAAGACTTAACAACAAAAGTTCATACAGATTACCATGCCACTGCTCATGTTCTTCCTCAAAAAACAGTGCAGCAGAACCAGTTGCAGTGTCTTTAAGTATTGAAGGAAGGAGAGCATTACTCAGTTGTCTCCTCACAACTG TTGCTGGAGTCTATGCATGTGATGTGGCTGGAGCTGTTAGCACAAGTAGAAGAGCT CTAAAAGGAGCAAAAATTCCCGAAAGTGATTATACTACCTTGCCCAATGGCTTGAA GTACTATGATTTGAAGGTTGGGAATGGAGCTGAGGCTAAAAAGGGATCTCGTGTTGCA ATTCACTATGTCGCCAAATGGAAGAGTATCACCTTCATGACTAGTAGACAAGGAATGGGTGTTGGAGGAGGAACG CCCTATGGATTTGATGTAGGCCAATCTGAGAGGGGAACAGTCCTTAAAGGGTTGGATTTAGGAGTAGAGGGCATGCGAGTTGGAGGCCAG CGACTCTTGATTGTTCCTCCTGAACTTGCCTATGGAAGCAAGGGAGTGCAAGAAATCCCTCCCAATTCAACGATAGAG TTGGACGTTGAACTGCTTTCTATCAAACAAAGTCCATTTGG GACTCCTGTAAAGATAGTTGAAGGTTAA
- the LOC137830315 gene encoding polyadenylate-binding protein 7-like, whose product MAVPATVAAAPASLYVGDLHPDISDSQLYQAFQEFKSLTSVRVCRDSLTRTSLRYGYVNFMSQQDAIRAIKVKNNSYLFGKVIRVMWSHRDPNARKSGRGNVFVKNLAESIDNAGLHDLFQKYGNVLSSKVVVYEDGKSKGYGFVQFESEESANYAIEKLNGSTVRDKQIYVGKFVRKGDRTLPGNDTKFTNLYIKNLDSDITEALLQEKFSSFGEVISLAIAKDANGLSKGFAFVNYDNPDDARKAMEAMNGLQFGSKNLYVARAQKKAEREQILHHEFEEKRKEQILKSKGSNLYVKNIDDGVSEKELRDLFSSCGTITSVKVMRNDKGISKGFGFVCFSNPEEANKAVSTFYGCMFHHKPLYIAIAQRKEDRKTQLKLNYGPQQAGLDGPSTAVVRGGFPSYFYPNVTSQMLQSGLLYQPLGLGSGWRANDFTPPTRSFQQSQVPIVPNTTRHHRQNRGRMNSVGKAQSGVYIPQLQHYYQPMDSRVEYMAA is encoded by the exons ATGGCCGTTCCCGCGACGGTCGCCGCCGCGCCGGCTTCGCTTTACGTTGGAGATCTTCACCCTGACATTTCCGACTCCCAGCTTTACCAGGCTTTCCAGGAATTCAAAAGCCTCACTTCCGTTCGCGTTTGCAGAGATTCCTTGACGAGGACGTCGCTCCGTTACGGTTATGTCAACTTTATGTCTCAGCAAGACG CAATTCGTGCAATCAAGGTGAAAAACAATTCTTATCTTTTTGGAAAAGTGATAAGGGTCATGTGGTCACATCGCGATCCTAATGCAAGGAAAAGTGGCAGGGGGAATGTGTTTGTTAAG AACTTGGCAGAATCCATAGATAATGCGGGGCTACAtgatttatttcaaaaatatggGAATGTTCTGTCCAGCAAAGTTGTCGTGTATGAGGATGGGAAGAGCAAAGGATATGGCTTTGTTCAATTTGAGTCAGAGGAATCTGCAAATTATGCCATTGAGAAGCTGAATGGCTCTACTGTGAGAGACAAGCAGAT ATATGTTGGGAAGTTTGTCAGAAAAGGTGACCGCACTTTGCCTGGCAATGATACCAAGTTTACAAATTTGTACATTAAAAACTTGGACTCAGATATTACGGAAGCACTTCTTCAGGAAAAGTTCTCCTCTTTTGGAGAAGTTATTAGCTTGGCTATTGCAAAGGATGCCAATGGGCTATCCAAGGGTTTTGCATTTGTTAACTATGATAATCCAGATGATGCTAGAAAGGCGATGGAAGCAATGAATGGATTGCAATTTG GTTCAAAGAATCTGTATGTAGCTAGGGCACAGAAGAAGGCTGAACGTGAGCAAATCTTGCATCATGAATTTGAGGAAAAACGCAAGGAGCAAATACTGAAATCAAAG GGCTCTAACCTTTATGTGAAGAACATTGATGACGGTGTTAGTGAAAAAGAACTACGAGATCTGTTTAGTTCTTGTGGCACAATAACTTCTGTAAAAGTTATGCGAAATGACAAAGGGATAAGCAAGGGCTTTGGTTTTGTCTGCTTCTCCAATCCTGAGGAGGCTAATAAAGCTGTGAGCACTTTTTATG GATGCATGTTCCACCATAAGCCACTGTATATTGCTATCGCTCAGAGGAAAGAGGATAGGAAAACACAGTTGAAGCTCAACTATGGACCGCAACAAGCAGGATTGGATGGACCTTCAACTGCAGTTGTCCGTGGTGGCTTTCCATCTTACTTCTATCCGAATGTTACTTCACAGATGCTTCAATCTGGGCTTTTGTATCAACCTCTGGGATTGGGATCAGGATGGAGGGCTAATGACTTTACGCCTCCTACTAGATCATTTCAACAATCACAGGTTCCTATT GTTCCTAACACTACTAGGCATCATAGGCAAAATAGGGGCAGGATGAATTCAGTGGGAAAAGCTCAGTCTGGTGTATATATCCCGCAACTGCAACACTATTATCAGCCAATGGACTCAAGAGTCGAGTACATGGCAG CTTAG